The following are encoded in a window of Myxocyprinus asiaticus isolate MX2 ecotype Aquarium Trade chromosome 17, UBuf_Myxa_2, whole genome shotgun sequence genomic DNA:
- the LOC127455251 gene encoding gremlin-1-like, which translates to MMLISARILCSILFISVLLSSPTESKRNRGAIPHPDKNNPNESDQHPHQSGSGSRGRGRGSSGSAEEVLESSQEALHVTERRYLKRDWCKTQPLKQTIHEEGCISRTIINRFCYGQCNSFYIPRHVRREEGAFQSCSFCKPKRFTTMTFTLNCPDQQPPTRKKRVQRVKQCRCISIELD; encoded by the coding sequence ATGATGCTTATTTCTGCGCGGATCCTGTGTTCGATTCTTTTCATTTCGGTTCTTCTCTCGAGTCCAACCGAATCCAAACGGAACCGCGGCGCGATTCCCCATCCGGACAAGAACAACCCGAACGAGTCGGACCAGCACCCTCATCAGAGCGGTTCGGGATCTCGAGGCAGAGGCAGAGGCTCGTCCGGTTCCGCGGAAGAGGTTTTGGAGTCCAGCCAAGAGGCGTTACACGTCACCGAGCGCCGGTACCTGAAACGGGACTGGTGTAAAACTCAACCGCTCAAACAGACCATCCATGAGGAGGGCTGCATCAGCCGAACCATCATCAACCGCTTCTGTTACGGCCAGTGTAACTCGTTTTACATCCCCAGACACGTCCGGAGGGAGGAGGGCGCGTTTCAGTCCTGTTCGTTCTGTAAACCCAAACGATTCACCACTATGACTTTCACCCTAAACTGCCCCGACCAGCAACCACCGACCCGAAAGAAACGCGTCCAGCGGGTCAAACAGTGCCGCTGCATCTCCATTGAGCTGGACTGA